One window of Trichoderma breve strain T069 chromosome 3, whole genome shotgun sequence genomic DNA carries:
- a CDS encoding 2OG-Fe(II) oxygenase superfamily domain-containing protein: MAPATSHHLYPPFPDGVVTAPLVSISLAELETDNVAASEALFKASKELGFFYLKMDGSPLGEKMVLLAEELHALQKKFDDLPFAEKDQFAREKLHPFFGYRHSEIGPVREDGTRDRNELYNMRKDDIVGNCEPLPCPDLIKQHWELLREYVYSCRAVIDLLIVHLERHLQVPSGTIARLHRITERSGDHIRFNKSGIQPYSEEAARRSEHTDFGTLTILFNWLAGLQIRLPDTEDWVYVRPIPGSAVVNLGDALVKFTAGLLRSNIHRVVPPLPPQDGLSRHSLVYFSRPEDSVVLRRLKGGLIDRQPVSEANDPEISAEEWIVRRSVGDLQGVYTHKGGLEPRSLVVVEGSI, translated from the exons ATGGCCCCAGCTACATCGCACCATCTGTACCCGCCCTTCCCTGATGGCGTGGTGACTGCCCCCCTGGTCTCCATCTCACTTGCTGAGTTGGAAACAGATAATGTCGCCGCCTCAGAAGCTCTTTTCAAAGCGTCAAAAGAGTTGGGTTTCTTCTACTTAAAAATGGATGGTTCTCCTTTAGGCGAAAAGATGGTTCTGCTAGCAGAGGAGCTCCATGCTCTCCAAAAGAAGTTTGATGATTTGCCATTCGCAGAAAAGGATCAATTTGCCCGTGAAAAGCTGCATCCTTTCTTCGGCTATCGTCACAGCGAGATAGGCCCCGTAAGAGAAGACGGCACGCGTGATCGGAACGAGCTATATAAT ATGCGCAAAGATGACATTGTTGGGAATTGTGAGCCGCTGCCGTGTCCCGATCTGATAAAACAACACTGGGAGTTGCTTCGCGAGTATGTCTATAGTTGTCGAGCGGTTATCGACCTCTTAATTGTACATCTCGAGAGGCATCTCCAAGTACCTTCTGGCACGATTGCCAGACTCCATCGCATAACCGAGCGGTCTGGTGATCACATTCGATTCAATAAAAGCGGAATACAGCCATACTCGGAAGAAGCTGCACGCCGGAGTGAGCATACAGACTTTGGAACGCTCACTATCTTGTTCAATTGGTTAGCTGGGCTGCAGATTCGCCTGCCGGACACAGAAGACTGGGTTTACGTCCGGCCCATACCCGGCTCAGCTGTGGTGAATCTTGGCGATGCGCTCGTCAAGTTTACGGCTGGCCTGCTGCGATCAAACATACATCGCGTTGTTCCTCCGTTGCCACCCCAAGATGGCCTAAGCAGACACAGCCTTGTGTACTTTTCACGGCCAGAGGATAGTGTTGTCCTCAGAAGGCTGAAAGGTGGTCTAATCGACAGGCAGCCTGTCAGTGAGGCGAATGATCCGGAGATTTCAGCCGAAGAATGGATTGTTCGGCGCTCCGTCGGAGACTTGCAAGGCGTTTATACCCACAAAGGAGGTCTTGAGCCCCGTTCCTTGGTAGTCGTTGAGGGCTCTATTTAG
- a CDS encoding bacterial extracellular solute-binding protein domain-containing protein — protein sequence MKISLLFPGIALGAALNSYPGANPPIDTRSLDEIYRAAQKETGELLVFWGGDSLDQAAGTIQAFNARFPKIKLNLQVELSKYIDSRIDRQYQKNQHDGADIAILQQLNDFDRWNRDGRLLPYKPASWNNIYPDVKDPNGGFLSILFYQFGQFVYNKDRLHANDVPSTFEELLQPRWKNKLILAYPNDDDAINYLFTLAINKYGWQWFEKLVADQGVQWRRGTGSVLEYLTTGNTSAVLSFTTNIIDQTNLAAKAPTDTRLAWPQAAAIFKTTPRPESSKLFMSWIMDTEFQQSLANSSVLYTTRMDINDTKGNIFRDATVPPTQFSKWIVNREVVEWWRFQYESSIGLPQGVDPVLVGP from the exons ATGAAGATTTCTCTGCTCTTCCCCGGTATCGCCCTGGGGGCTGCACTTAACTCCTATCCCGGTGCTAATCCTCCCATCGACACTCGTTCTCTGGACGAAATCTATCGAGCTGCTCAGAAAGAGACTGGCGAATTGCTTGTGTTCTGGGGTGGAGACT CTCTCGACCAGGCTGCAGGCACTATCCAAGCATTCAACGCCCGATTCCCAAAGATCAAACTGAATTTGCAGGTTGAATTGTCCAAGTACATTGATAGCCGCATCGACCGGCAGTATCAAAAGAATCAGCATGATGGAGCCGACATTGCCATACTTCAGCAGCTGAATGACTTTGACCGCTGGAATCGCGATGGCAGACTTTTGCCTTACAAGCCTGCCTCGTGGAACAACATCTATCCTGATGTTAAGGATCCTAACGGTGGATTCTTGTCCATCCTATTCT ATCAATTTGGCCAGTTCGTATACAACAAGGACAGACTTCACGCTAATGATGTGCCCTCTACCTTTGAAGAGTTGCTCCAACCGCGCTGGAAGAATAAGCTAATTCTGGCTTACCCTaatgatgacgatgcgatCAACTATCTCTTCACCTTGGCCATCAACAAATACGGCTGGCAATGGTTCGAGAAGCTCGTCGCCGACCAAGGCGTACAGTGGAGGCGTGGCACTGGCTCTGTACTGGAATATCTCACCACGGGAAATACCAGCGCAGTGCtcagcttcaccaccaacaTTATAGATCAGACCAACCTGGCGGCCAAAGCGCCTACTGATACTCGCCTTGCTTGGCCCCAGGCGGCTGCCATTTTCAAGACGACGCCGAGGCCGGAAAGTTCGAAACTTTTCATGTCGTGGATCATGGACACTGAGTTCCAACAATCTCTAGCGAACAGCTCGGTGCTTTACACCACTCGGATGGACATTAACGACACCAAAGGCAATATCTTCCGGGATGCTACGGTGCCACCTACGCAGTTCTCCAAATGGATTGTCAATCGTGAGGTTGTGGAGTGGTGGCGCTTCCAATATGAGTCGTCCATTGGTCTTCCCCAGGGTGTCGATCCGGTCTTGGTTGGACCTTGA